In one Yarrowia lipolytica chromosome 1A, complete sequence genomic region, the following are encoded:
- a CDS encoding uncharacterized protein (Compare to YALI0A16819g, weakly similar to uniprot|P43093 Candida albicans Candidapepsin 4 precursor (Aspartate protease 4)): MKWSVLSVLGSCVLVSASLELDIRPVEPAEADRISLQRRTVVGVQVDRQQAYYEAQIALGSPPQNLTVLLDTGSSDLWVLSKNVSCLPKGYHAADSWKGVNCSNGGMFDSAASSSFRLNASANAGYQPGNKKTWPFQIAYGDSSAANGLWASDTISIGGQSVAEFDFGFAQNASSGLAVLGIGPAGNEASTDDTPPWTYQNLPHKLKSAGITSSTAYSLWLNNQHSTKGSIMFGGYDRAKIQGGKLFTLPLVPTVDKESVTEFAVQLEAVRVDGKNYGERSNVVLDSGTTMTILPKEQIDPIIQLTGANYSQEVSSYIFNCSDSPTSGTVDFVFMDKSAITVQLTDLISVLSYSDGSPDTYVDGTLVCVVNVQVAGKKQPSILGASFLRSAYVVYDIDNEQISLGNAKFNVTDSDVVDLGPMGLGNTSRTREHKSEAAKVPYGSWWMAATLLLFAFL; this comes from the coding sequence ATGAAGTGGAGCGTTTTGAGCGTGCTGGGCTCGTGTGTGCTGGTATCGGCCTCGTTGGAGCTCGATATCCGGCCGGTCGAGCCGGCGGAAGCCGACAGAATCTCCCTGCAAAGACGCACCGTTGTGGGGGTCCAGGTGGACCGTCAGCAAGCCTACTACGAGGCGCAAATCGCTCTGGGAAGCCCGCCGCAGAACCTCACCGTGCTGCTGGACACGGGCTCGTCCGACCTGTGGGTGCTCAGCAAGAACGTGTCCTGTTTGCCCAAGGGATACCACGCGGCAGACTCGTGGAAGGGAGTCAACTGCTCCAACGGAGGAATGTTTGACTCCGCCGCCTCGTCTTCGTTCAGGCTCAACGCGTCGGCAAACGCCGGCTACCAGCCTGGAAACAAGAAAACGTGGCCGTTTCAGATTGCCTACGGCGACTCTTCGGCGGCAAACGGCCTGTGGGCCTCAGACACGATCTCCATCGGCGGCCAGAGCGTCGCGGAGTTTGATTTTGGATTCGCCCAGAACGCGAGCTCGGGTTTGGCTGTTCTGGGGATCGGACCGGCCGGAAATGAGGCCTCGACAGACGACACTCCGCCCTGGACGTACCAGAACCTGCCACACAAGCTCAAGAGCGCCGGAATCACCTCGTCTACGGCCTACTCGCTGTGGCTGAACAATCAGCACTCGACCAAGGGCTCAATCATGTTTGGAGGCTACGACCGGGCGAAAATCCAGGGCGGAAAGCTCTTCACTCTGCCGCTGGTGCCCACAGTCGACAAGGAGAGCGTCACCGAGTTTGCTGTGCAGCTGGAGGCGGTAAGAGTAGACGGAAAGAACTACGGAGAACGAAGCAATGTGGTTCTGGACTCGGGAACCACCATGACCATTCTACCCAAGGAACAGATTGACCCCATCATCCAACTGACCGGAGCAAACTACTCACAGGAGGTCAGCAGCTACATTTTCAACTGCTCGGACAGCCCGACCTCGGGCACCGTCGATTTCGTCTTTATGGACAAGTCTGCCATCACCGTGCAGCTCACCGATCTCATCTCCGTGCTCAGCTACTCGGACGGCTCGCCAGACACGTATGTTGACGGTACGCTGGTGTGTGTGGTCAATGTGCAGGTGGCGGGAAAGAAGCAGCCCAGCATTCTGGGCGCGTCGTTTCTGCGGTCCGCCTATGTTGTCTACGACATTGACAACGAGCAGATCTCTCTGGGCAACGCCAAGTTCAACGTGACCGACTCGGACGTTGTTGATCTGGGTCCTATGGGTCTGGGCAACACGTCTCGAACCCGGGAACACAAGtccgaggctgccaaggtcCCTTACGGCAGCTGGTGGATGGCAGCGACTCTACTTCTTTTTGCATTTTTGTAG
- a CDS encoding uncharacterized protein (Compare to YALI0A16841g, weakly similar to uniprot|P41696 Saccharomyces cerevisiae YOR113w AZF1 asparagine-rich zinc finger protein) translates to MPMVLYSSQAMPQQHHQHQQQHQQPYYYDRYTQGVQHMPLPYQGQGQMSQQQQQQQQQMSQQVPPQQVPSQQVPHQLPPQHQMSQQQVPPQQMPPQQIPPQQVPPSLPPLRKQEYIPQPPQIPQSPVTATSHLLPIGNTVVDSLMLIIQAQELDQQKIAKGEKLDANGDEIASLLPPVGLVNGGVGKKKGGPDLKHKCDFPGCDKSFHQKTHLNIHKRSHTGDKPYQCDVPGCGKRFTQRGNLRTHKRSHTGEKPFVCEHYNCGKQFAQRGNYRAHKLVHENHRPFVCRLDSCGKTFTQLGNLKAHQNKFHADTLQLLASRFKYYSKQMREGGPGMIPPEELDMIKYFGELYKNANRGIKGRGKDSVKSQMSPEPLGSAHVTPLSTPASVSHTLPPLETPNNNYSITKVKDSSLAHPTQAQQYQPRQQPFPPMQQYPQQQNQQQNFNMLYQELATMNTNWGHNQ, encoded by the coding sequence ATGCCCATGGTTCTCTACAGTTCTCAGGCGATGCCTCAACAGCATCATCAGcatcaacaacagcatcaacagccCTATTACTATGACAGATATACCCAGGGAGTTCAGCATATGCCTTTACCGTATCAGGGACAGGGTCAGATgagtcagcagcagcagcagcagcagcagcaaatgAGTCAGCAagttcctcctcaacaagtGCCTTCTCAACAGGTGCCTCATCAACTGCCTCCGCAACATCAAATGAGCCAGCAACAGGTGCCACCACAACAGATGCCTCCACAACAGATACCTCCTCAACAGGTTCCACCATCTCTTCCGCCACTGCGAAAACAAGAATATATCCCCCAACCCCCCCAGATACCTCAGAGCCCGGTGACGGCCACGTCGCATCTGCTGCCGATTGGAAACACGGTGGTGGACTCGCTGATGCTCATTATCCAGgcccaggagctggaccAGCAGAAGATTGCTAAGggcgagaagctggacgCCAACGGGGACGAAATCGcgtcgctgctgccgccgGTGGGGCTGGTGAACGGCGGGgtgggcaagaagaagggggGACCGGACCTCAAACACAAGTGCGACTTCCCGGGCTGCGACAAGAGCTTCCACCAGAAAACACATCTCAACATCCACAAACGATCCCATACTGGCGACAAGCCGTACCAATGTGACGTTCCGGGCTGCGGCAAGCGATTCACCCAGCGTGGCAACCTGCGCACCCACAAGCGGTCGCACACGGGCGAAAAGCCGTTTGTTTGCGAACACTACAATTGCGGCAAACAGTTTGCCCAGAGAGGCAACTACCGCGCCCATAAACTGGTGCACGAGAACCACCGACCGTTTGTGTGTCGTCTGGACTCGTGCGGAAAGACCTTCACCCAGCTCGGAAACCTCAAGGCCCACCAAAACAAGTTCCACGCAGACACTCTTCAGCTACTGGCATCACGGTTTAAATACTACAGCAAACAGATGCGCGAGGGCGGACCCGGCATGATCCCGCCCGAGGAGCTCGACATGATCAAGTACTTTGGAGAGTTGTACAAGAACGCCAACCGCGGCATCAAGGGTCGGGGAAAAGACTCAGTCAAGAGTCAGATGAGTCCCGAGCCGTTGGGGTCGGCCCATGTGACTCCTCTGTCGACTCCGGCGTCCGTTTCGCACACCCTGCCTCCTCTGGAGACCCCCAACAACAATTactccatcaccaaggtcaaggactCTAGTTTGGCCCATCCCACCCAAGCCCAGCAGTACCAGCCTCGACAGCAGCCGTTTCCGCCCATGCAACAGTatcctcagcagcagaatcagcagcagaattTCAACATGTTGTATCAGGAGCTGGCCACTATGAATACTAACTGGGGACATAATCAGTAG